One genomic region from Haloterrigena gelatinilytica encodes:
- a CDS encoding SRPBCC family protein yields MTRLRRTRTPDGRRLEVSHVVDAPPAEAWDLLVDTARWPEWSPLVTGVEATERRLRLDTSGRIRIPGAWLPFRVTAYLPAERRWNWRVLGLPGAGHRVDDLGANRCRIAFELPPTATGYAPVCLRALERLEDRLLEADASGATDG; encoded by the coding sequence ATGACTCGTCTCCGGCGAACGCGAACGCCCGACGGCCGGCGACTCGAGGTCTCGCACGTCGTCGACGCACCCCCGGCCGAGGCGTGGGACCTGCTCGTGGACACCGCCCGCTGGCCGGAGTGGTCGCCCCTCGTGACCGGCGTCGAGGCGACCGAGCGCCGACTCCGACTCGACACGAGCGGCCGAATTCGGATCCCCGGCGCGTGGCTCCCGTTTCGCGTTACGGCGTACCTCCCCGCCGAACGGCGCTGGAACTGGCGCGTGCTCGGACTGCCGGGCGCCGGCCACCGCGTCGACGACCTCGGCGCGAACCGCTGTCGGATCGCCTTCGAACTGCCCCCGACCGCGACCGGCTACGCGCCCGTCTGTCTGCGCGCGCTCGAGCGACTCGAGGACCGACTGCTCGAGGCGGACGCGAGCGGAGCAACGGACGGCTGA
- a CDS encoding ABC transporter ATP-binding protein: MAILEVDSLRKEYGGFTAVEGSSFSVERGEVFGVVGPNGAGKTTTLKMLAGLIEPTAGAAAVAGHTPGEPAMQRRLGFLPEESPLYEEMTANGYLEFFADLYDVPAEAARERIDRTLERLDLEHRDRRLGNMSKGMKRKVAIARALVNDPDVLIFDEPASGLDPLTTNYIIEFTRELSDEGKTIVFSAHNLFHVESVCDRIVIMNDGRIVARGSVDEIRDAHGGTKYRVYATVDAGGDPVAGDPVDDRRDGDAATEFRHVVGDMAAVEAVRETVEGEGGRVTDIQTKTPSLEEIFLEVASEPADSNGGLASGRSDRRTETDAAERTDEGEPTEDAAEAEP; encoded by the coding sequence ATGGCGATACTCGAAGTCGACTCCCTCCGCAAAGAGTACGGCGGCTTCACGGCCGTCGAAGGCAGCTCTTTTTCAGTCGAGCGCGGCGAGGTGTTCGGCGTCGTCGGTCCCAACGGCGCGGGCAAGACGACGACGCTGAAGATGCTCGCCGGGCTCATCGAACCGACCGCCGGCGCCGCCGCCGTCGCCGGCCACACCCCCGGCGAACCCGCGATGCAGCGCCGACTCGGCTTTCTCCCCGAGGAGTCTCCGCTCTACGAGGAGATGACCGCGAACGGCTACCTCGAGTTCTTCGCGGACCTCTACGACGTCCCCGCCGAGGCCGCCCGCGAACGGATCGACCGCACGCTCGAGCGCCTCGATCTGGAACACCGGGATCGACGCCTCGGCAACATGTCGAAGGGGATGAAACGCAAGGTCGCGATCGCGCGGGCGCTGGTCAACGACCCCGACGTGCTCATCTTCGACGAACCCGCGTCGGGGCTCGATCCGCTCACGACGAACTACATCATCGAGTTCACGCGCGAACTGAGCGACGAGGGGAAGACGATCGTCTTCAGCGCGCACAACCTCTTTCACGTCGAGAGCGTCTGCGACCGGATCGTCATCATGAACGACGGCCGAATCGTCGCCCGCGGGTCCGTCGACGAGATCCGCGACGCCCACGGCGGCACGAAGTACCGCGTCTACGCGACCGTCGACGCCGGCGGCGACCCCGTCGCGGGCGACCCGGTCGACGACCGTCGCGACGGCGACGCGGCGACCGAGTTCCGCCACGTCGTCGGCGACATGGCCGCCGTCGAGGCCGTCCGCGAGACCGTCGAGGGCGAGGGCGGTCGCGTGACCGACATCCAGACGAAGACGCCCAGCCTGGAGGAGATCTTCCTCGAGGTCGCCAGCGAACCGGCCGATAGCAACGGCGGTCTCGCGAGCGGCCGCTCCGACCGGCGAACCGAAACGGACGCCGCGGAGCGAACGGACGAGGGTGAGCCGACCGAGGACGCGGCGGAGGCGGAGCCGTGA
- a CDS encoding ABC transporter permease: MSRDHGADASSDESTPIRRGPNPPEPAGDGDSRFALPFGPRWAVARRELGSLRSEKTIVLALAIQLVIAAFSSFLVVGLVSLYDPSSVGDSDNRVAITGADEADIERLSQLATEQDGLEPTAADSRADAFAAFDEGQVAAVLEVTRDADGRLVVDATVPDGGLETTLLIVQLQELLETLEHEERLANADALEAPPLDVPDEVGASPYLEFTYTILVPLLLFLPVFISGSIVVDSLIEERSRGTLELLRVSPLSLVDVADAKLLTIAALAPVQAVAWLLLLAFNGTVIAAPAALIVLVAALALAVTAAGAGVALVAPDRRQAQLAYSGGIVGTLVLATLLPEHPANTVAKFAIGSATATTWLSLATYCLVAVGGYLAVRIGIARLNSDSL; this comes from the coding sequence TTGTCGCGTGATCACGGCGCTGACGCCTCGAGCGACGAGTCGACGCCGATCCGGCGCGGACCGAACCCGCCGGAACCGGCCGGCGACGGCGACTCTCGATTCGCCCTGCCGTTCGGCCCGCGCTGGGCCGTCGCCCGCCGCGAACTCGGGTCGCTGCGCTCCGAGAAGACCATCGTGCTCGCGCTGGCGATCCAGCTGGTCATCGCGGCCTTCTCCTCGTTTCTGGTCGTCGGGCTCGTCTCGCTGTACGATCCGAGCTCCGTCGGCGACTCCGATAACCGGGTCGCTATCACCGGCGCCGACGAAGCCGATATCGAACGGCTCAGCCAGCTCGCCACCGAACAGGACGGCCTCGAGCCGACGGCCGCCGACTCCAGAGCCGACGCGTTCGCGGCCTTCGACGAGGGCCAGGTCGCGGCCGTCCTCGAGGTGACCAGGGACGCGGACGGGCGACTGGTCGTCGACGCGACCGTCCCCGACGGGGGGCTGGAGACGACGCTGCTGATCGTCCAGCTCCAGGAGCTCCTCGAGACCCTCGAGCACGAGGAGCGACTCGCCAACGCCGACGCCCTGGAGGCGCCACCGCTCGACGTCCCCGACGAGGTCGGCGCGAGCCCGTACCTCGAGTTCACCTACACGATCCTCGTTCCGCTGTTGCTGTTCCTGCCGGTGTTCATCAGCGGCTCGATCGTCGTCGACTCGCTGATCGAGGAGCGATCCCGCGGGACGCTGGAACTGCTCCGAGTCAGTCCGCTCTCGCTCGTGGACGTGGCCGACGCGAAGCTCCTGACGATCGCCGCGCTGGCGCCGGTACAGGCGGTCGCCTGGCTGCTGCTGCTCGCGTTCAACGGGACGGTGATCGCCGCGCCGGCGGCGCTGATCGTCCTGGTCGCGGCGCTGGCGCTCGCCGTCACCGCGGCCGGGGCGGGCGTCGCGCTCGTCGCCCCCGATAGGCGGCAGGCCCAACTCGCCTACTCCGGCGGGATCGTCGGCACGCTGGTGCTGGCCACGTTGCTCCCCGAACACCCGGCCAACACCGTCGCCAAGTTCGCCATCGGCAGCGCCACGGCGACGACGTGGCTGTCGCTCGCGACCTACTGTCTCGTCGCGGTCGGCGGCTACCTCGCGGTCAGGATCGGGATCGCGCGGCTCAACAGCGACTCCCTGTAG
- a CDS encoding ABC transporter permease family protein yields the protein MSDDADPDSDRRSRRRRLRGALARTARISRWEVSRSAGTVDRKTVLVLAALALVVGLVGVSAAGEGLGLEDEIYVVAVDEDSKYHDVAVESEAFRPMPLDELVVESGDEANADVVVTRNGELARYGPHGAAAHDAFVEAIDAYNEERFRREANETAAYPVHVELDYQERNFDRTSERGGRDGSSNGDSDGGTGTDPSENGTGDDSTADGTGGEGSSDDGSGGTGGDTDGADRNDGAGDDGDGRLQVPNIGAGGAVDGTVGPPGSISPPFPFQSLLLAFLFVVPMNFVIQAYGSTIMDERVKRRGELLLVSPASRREIVAGKTLPYLLGLVVVAVGITVAVRGGLLSIAAAIPIALLFLAATFAGAMLARSYKELTFVTVTISVFLTTYTFIPAVFTDVNPIALISPLTLIVTDLQGESVSLGEYVFSTAPFYCGAAVCFLLGIGVYREEDMFAQKALPAKVLDAIASRLHGYRSVAALTTLFIPFVFAGQLLAVALLFAVPEQLAVPLVIVLAAAIEEVAKSVHVYAGFVRSRFEASLRVAAVLGVCSGAGFFVGEKLTHVVQFVGLPELTVGVAAFGPELSGDPLLAAAVFLAPLILHVVTAVISAIGASRSRIDYALTVVLATLVHAIYNVGVIALVA from the coding sequence GTGAGCGACGACGCGGACCCCGATTCCGATCGTCGATCGCGGCGGCGCCGACTCCGCGGCGCGCTGGCGCGGACGGCCCGGATCTCCCGCTGGGAGGTCTCCCGGAGCGCGGGCACCGTCGATCGGAAGACGGTGCTCGTGCTGGCGGCGCTGGCGCTCGTCGTCGGCCTCGTCGGCGTTTCGGCCGCCGGCGAGGGGCTCGGCCTCGAGGACGAGATCTACGTCGTCGCGGTCGACGAGGACAGCAAGTACCACGACGTCGCCGTCGAGAGCGAGGCGTTCAGACCGATGCCGCTCGACGAACTCGTGGTCGAGAGCGGCGACGAGGCCAACGCCGACGTCGTGGTGACGCGGAACGGCGAGCTCGCCCGCTACGGCCCTCACGGAGCGGCCGCCCACGACGCGTTCGTCGAGGCGATCGACGCGTACAACGAGGAGCGCTTCCGCCGGGAGGCCAACGAGACGGCGGCCTACCCGGTCCACGTCGAACTCGACTACCAGGAGCGCAATTTCGACCGGACGAGCGAACGGGGCGGACGCGACGGGTCGTCGAACGGCGATTCGGACGGCGGGACCGGAACCGATCCGTCCGAGAACGGGACCGGCGACGACTCGACGGCTGACGGAACCGGTGGCGAGGGCTCGAGCGACGACGGCTCCGGCGGCACCGGTGGAGACACCGACGGGGCCGATCGAAACGACGGGGCTGGCGATGACGGAGACGGTCGGCTGCAGGTGCCGAACATCGGTGCCGGCGGTGCAGTCGACGGAACCGTCGGACCGCCGGGATCGATCTCGCCGCCGTTTCCCTTCCAGTCGCTGCTGCTCGCGTTCCTGTTCGTCGTCCCGATGAACTTCGTCATTCAGGCCTACGGGAGCACGATCATGGACGAGCGGGTCAAGCGACGCGGCGAACTGCTGCTCGTCTCGCCGGCCTCGAGACGCGAGATCGTCGCGGGGAAGACGCTGCCGTACCTGCTGGGGCTGGTCGTCGTCGCGGTCGGGATCACCGTCGCGGTCCGGGGCGGTCTCCTCTCGATCGCCGCGGCGATCCCGATCGCGCTGCTGTTCCTCGCGGCGACGTTCGCCGGCGCGATGCTCGCCCGCTCGTACAAGGAGCTGACGTTCGTGACGGTCACGATCAGCGTCTTCCTCACGACGTACACGTTCATCCCGGCGGTCTTTACCGACGTGAACCCGATCGCGCTGATCTCGCCGCTGACGCTGATCGTGACGGATCTGCAGGGCGAGTCGGTCTCCCTCGGCGAGTACGTCTTCTCGACCGCGCCGTTCTACTGCGGCGCCGCGGTCTGTTTCCTGCTCGGGATCGGCGTCTACCGCGAGGAGGACATGTTCGCCCAGAAGGCGCTCCCCGCGAAGGTGCTCGACGCGATCGCGAGCCGACTGCACGGTTACCGGAGCGTCGCCGCCCTGACGACGCTGTTCATCCCCTTCGTCTTCGCGGGCCAGTTGCTCGCCGTGGCCCTGCTGTTCGCCGTTCCCGAGCAACTCGCCGTGCCGCTCGTCATCGTCCTCGCGGCAGCTATCGAGGAGGTCGCCAAGAGCGTTCACGTCTACGCCGGCTTCGTCCGCTCGCGGTTCGAGGCCTCCCTGCGCGTCGCCGCCGTCCTCGGCGTCTGCTCCGGCGCCGGCTTCTTCGTCGGCGAGAAGCTCACGCACGTCGTCCAGTTCGTCGGCCTCCCAGAGCTGACCGTCGGCGTCGCCGCCTTCGGGCCCGAGCTCTCGGGCGATCCGCTGTTGGCCGCGGCGGTCTTCCTCGCGCCGCTGATCTTGCACGTCGTGACGGCCGTGATCTCGGCGATCGGCGCGAGTCGCAGTCGGATCGACTACGCGCTCACCGTCGTTCTGGCGACGCTCGTTCACGCGATCTACAACGTGGGGGTGATCGCCCTTGTCGCGTGA